The window GACACCCACAGAGCAGAAAGGTCAGGAGCCCACCACAGAGATGTTAAAACAGGACTTATTCCCTGTAAGTTTGGAGCAACCAGTTATGGATTTAATCATGAGCTCTACGACGTTGGAGAGTGTCTCCATTGAATCAGGTGCACTAAGTGAACAGAGTACAACCCAAGAACTTGTTGAAGAAAAAGTTGCTGACAAAGATAAGGTTGAAAAGTTTGGGGCTGCAACATCAGCTGAGGCTGACATGCCATTTTACGAAGATAAGTCAGGAATGTCAAAGTACTTTGAAACATCTGCCTTGAAAGAAGATGTGACAAAAAGCATTCAGCCAGACAGTGACTACTATGAACTGAGTGATACAAGAGAAAATGTCCATGAGTCTTTTGATACTGTATCTCCCATGCAGAAAAATGATGACAAGGGATTTCAGGAAGGAAAAGAATCCCAGCCCAGTGCCCCAGCACAAGAAGCAGGGTATAGTACCCTTGCACAGAGTCATCCATCTGATTTACCTGAAGAACCCAGTTCTCCTCAAGAAAGAATGTTCACTATTGATCCAAAAGTGTATGGGGAGAAAAGGGATCTCCACAGTAAGAATAAGGATGATTTGACACTAAGCAGGAGCTTAGGACTTGGTGGTAGGTCTGCAATAGAACAAAGAAGCATGTCAATCAATTTGCCCATGTCTTGCCTGGATTCCATAGCCCTTGGATTTAACTTTGGTCGGGGGCATGATctttctcctctggcttctgaTATTCTAACCAACACTAGTGGAAGCATGGATGAAGGGGATGATTACTTACCTGCCACAACACCTGCATTAGAAAAAGCCCCTTGCTTCCCaatagaaaataaagaggaagaagaacAGGTAGAGGAGGAAAAAACTACCGGAGAGGAAAATATTCAAGCCGAGACCGTGTGTGAGTCACCTTTCCTAGCCAAAGATTATTACAAAAATGGTACTGTCATGGCCCCTGACCTGCCTGAAATGCTAGATCTGGCAGGCACAAGGTCAAGATTAGCTTCTGTGAGTGCAGATGCTGAGGTTGCCAAGAAGAAATCAGCCCCATCCAAGACTGTGGTTGAGGAGAGTAGTACTGGCTTGCCCCCTGTAACCGATGAAAACCACATCATTGTAAAAACGGACAGTCAACTTGAAGACCTGGGCTACTGTGTGTTCAATAAATACACAGTCCCACTCCCATCACCTGTTCAGGACAGTGAGAATTTATCAGGGGAGAGTGGTTCCTTTTATGAAGGCACTGATGATAAAGTTCGAAGAGATTTGGCCACAGACCTCTCTTTGATTGAAGTAAAACTGGCAGCTgcaggaagagtcaaagatgagTTCAGTGCTGAGAAAGAAATATCCCCACATATCTCCGGTGATAATTTGGGACTGGGTAGGGAGTTTGATCAAGAAAGGAAAGCTAATGATAAGCTAGATACCGTACTAGAAAAGAGTGAGGAACATGCTGATTCCAAAGAGCAGgacaagaaaacagaagaggctGATGATAAAGttgaaatatctggaataggAGTAACCTATGAACAAGTACCAGCCCAAGAACTGACTGTATCAAAAGATAAGTCACCTCTCATggttgaaaaaacagaaaaagagaaaggtctTAGCTCAGTGCCAGAGGTAGCTGAGGTAGAACCATTCAACAAAGCTGAACCAGAGCtagattttgctccagagaaagcTGACCAGGGACAATTAGATATTAAAATCAGTGACTTTGGACAGATGGCAGCAGGGCTAAGCATAGGTGCTGGGAAGGCAGTAGAACTTACACTCGAGGCTACGCAACAGGACCTGACCACCTCATCCAAAGCGCCTGTGGAGACAGATGTATTTTTGGGTGTTGAACCTGGCCCCATGAAAGAAGGCACCAAAGTTAGTGAGACAGAAATCAAAGAGAAGGTGGCCAAGCCTGACTTAGTTCACCAGGAAGCTGTAGACAAAGAGGAGTCCTACGAGTCTAGTGGTGAACATGAAAGCCTCACCATGGAGTCCTTGAAACCTGATGAGGGCAAGAAGGAAACATCTCCAGAATCATCTCTAATTCAAGATGAGCTTGCCATCAAATTGTCAGTGGAAATACCTTGCACAAGTGCTGTTTCAGAGGCTGATTTAGCCACAGATGAGAAAGCGGATATCCAGATGGAATTTATTCAGCTgcccaaagaagaaaacaaagagactCCAGATATATCAGTCGTGCCCTCCGACGTTACGGAGCCATTCCCTGAAGGGACTGTGACTGAGCCAGCAGAGGCTCAGGGTGAGGAAGAAGAGATAGAAGCCCAGGGAGAATTTGACAAGCTGCTCTTCCGCTCGGATACCCTTCAGATTACTGATCTGGGTGTCCCGGGTATCAGAGAGGAATTTGTGGAGACCTGCCCAGGTGAACACAAAGGAGTAATTGAATCAGTTGTGACCATTGAGGATGATTTCATCACCGTAGTGCAAACTACTATGGATGAAGGGGAGTCTGGTTCCCACAGCGTGCGTTTTGCAGCCCTGGAGCAGCCTGAGGTAGAAAGGAAACCCTCTCCCCATGACGAAGAGGAACTCGAGGTAGAGGAGGCAGCTGAAGTCCAGGCAGAACCCAAGGATGGCTCCCCAGAGGCTCCAGCTTCCCCTGAGAGAGAAGAGGTTGCACTCTCAGAATATAAGACAGAAACCTACGATGATTACAAAGATGAGACCACCATTGATGACTCCATCATGGATGCCGACAGCCTCTGGGTGGACACTCAAGgtgtgctttctttctttctttttttttttttaatttctacttcCAAATAAAGCCCAATAACCTAAAGGGAAAATACTTTTTCCCCCTAATGtagcatttttaaatgttcctttaattctttattctGCATTTTGTTAAATGTATGAAGGCTTGTATACATTTGTAACtaatattttcattgttgttgttgttgttgtcatgaTTTGCTTTGATCCGCAGATGATGATAGGAGCATCATGACAGAACAGTTAGAAACTATTCCTAAAGAGGAGAAAGCTGAAAAGGAAGCTCGGAGATCATCTCTTGAGAAACATAGAAAAGAAAAGCCTTTTAAAACCGGGAGAGGCAGAATTTCCACTCCTGAAAGAAAAATAGCTAAAAAGGAACCTAGCACAGTCTCCAGAGATGaagtgagaaggaaaaaaggttCATTTAACAAtcacttctttaaaaatgtttttgaaataattcattATTCCTCTTTTGTAGAAGAAACTGCCTAACAGTGGTAACTacttattttatgaaatttcatttggttttgcttcaagtgtttgttttttcctgatggtatgctttttgtgttttcttattcATAGCAGTTTATAAGAAGGCTGAACTTGCTAAAAAAACAGAAGTTCAGGCCCACTCTCCTTCCaggaaattcattttaaaaccTGCTATCAAATATACTAGACCAACTCATCTCTCCTGTGTTAAGCGGAAAACGACAGGTGACTGTTCAATTCTGCAATGTGGCTGGCAAACAtagacatgtattttttttttagtgtcatTGCTGTAGTAgcttcttcattttgtttttctcctaagaatcttggcaatcatgaacaaTTTCACTATAAGTGTTttgtatcattattatttttttccctccctgcaGAAGAGGTCATGATCATCTATTTCTTTGCCATGCTCAGACTTAACCAGTGCGTGACTGTATCTTGGCATTGTGCTCTAGTGTCATGTTATGGGGATTCCTATTATCGTTCTGTGTGTTTAGTTAGATAATGGTGATGAATTTAACCATGGTATGCATTCCCATGATTTTGCTTTTTTACCTCCCTCATGCTTCAACACCTACATTATTCTCCTATTTTGTACGTTGTCACTACCAAATCTGTTACTGATGTTGATGAATTTACGTAAAACGACCAAGAATGCGTAGTGATTTAGAGACtgaaaatggaaagcaaaacTGGAGTACAATTGTGATTTGCAAAATCGCTTTGCTTtagatgaaacaaacaaacagacaaaaaaatgaaattgccTGGTAATGTCATCAGATTTTATTCCTCATCTCCAAAACTAGAAAGGCCTTTCAATCTTTTGTACTGTACCTTTTAGCTGACACTGTCATCAGGATTTTCTTGGTGTGTTAGATCCAAATTGTTAAATTTTCCTATGTAATTCAGTATTCAAAATTCCAAGTTAAAACATCCCTTCCCACAAGTATCTTAGAACCCATCTTTGCTTCTATTTTGCtacctttttccttctctgtcttctgcAAATGTTCTCATTTTTGCTAAGTTTTAAAAAGTGgtggaatgaaggaatgaaactTGTTGCAAATTATAGTAAAAGCCCATACAAATATTATAATGAAAACTTTATTCCTAAATTTGattgtaaataatttattttatatgtataatgATACTATGATAATCtgaatttaggaaatattttatttttccatttattaagtGGCACATTTGCAGTGTATAAAATAGGATACTACTTTGGTAAATCAGAAAGGATTATTTTCTGTTCCATTCTGTCATAAATACCTCCTTATAAATCTTTCTACGGTTTTAAAAGTCAAAGGAAGCATTAACTTTTGATATGAATAACAAGAAAATCAAGGTGATTGATGTATTCCAAGTATTTTGTATTTGTGCTCTTCATATAGGAATCATCTCATGTGCTTTCTTTCAAAGGACCTCTATCTAAGGCAGGATTTGAAAGTGAAAAGCTTACAATTTTACACAAACCTTGACGATGAAGATTCAGGATGAGTTGTTCTGAGTTAGGAGTTAGGAAATTAACTCATCATGTGTAACTCTTGTATCACATCTCATTTAGTTCATTTACTCAGGTTGTTATCATCATTAAACTTGACATTTTTCTTCTAGTTACACAAATGTTTGGACAGGCAGAATCTCTTGGTTTGGGTATAAAGTTCCTATATCTTACCTGTAAGGACTAAAAGATGGCACGAGAATTGTGGAATTTCAGAGGAAATGTCAAATAGTTTGATGCAGGGCCTACATGTCATTGATATTCAAATTACTACACTGAAAGTAAATTGCCTTTGTTCTATTCAATCTTTAAAAGAAATGTAAGTTATTTGCACCAATTAGAATCTTCCCTTATTCTAGTCAAATATTAAGATACTTACTCTAACCAAAAGCAATATCAAACATGAAGCTCATTGGTTTGAAACAAACTATATATGTCACAGGTGTTCAAGATAAAGCATAGAAGCAGTAGGAAGGCATCGTTTGCACTGCTTCTTTTAAGAATCCATTCTAGAAATTGTGGAAAATCTTACTACCCCATTccataacctataatatttttattatatttttgccTTCGGGCTGCGCATGGCCTAAGAAACCTTTTTGAAACTCATTTGGAGTGCTTCTAAGCATACATAACTTTTCCTGAGGTTTTCTCTCTTATGAAAATATTGTAGGAGGAAGTAAACACATGAGCTTGAGTATTTTATTTCCTAAGATATGGCTGGCTCTCAAAAACACAAAGGATTGTTTTAACTCATGAGAGATATTTAAGtcaggtaagtcatcaacagaaAATATTCCAGAGATAATGGTTTAAAATTTAAACCAGATGCATAAaatagcagcaagagaaacagCAGTAACAGATGTGGTAATAGTTTCATACAGGAAGTGCATGTCTGGAACATGTTCTATATTGCTGAACTCAAAATTCctcttgtttctctctttgacaagctattttttttcccttctcttcttatgTGATGTGTTCATGTCAAACAATCGTGTCATTCATACTGTGAAATGGAGGGGTGTAGAGGGAATGGGGTTGGCTAACCATGACAGTTTGGAATATAAAATGCCAACAATATTTGCAGGTATGCCAATGGCTTCCAAAACAAGAGGAGGGTTTGGGAATCTCCATGGACACTCTTTATCAGGCCAACCCTAGAAACCAATCAATCCCCTTTTCCTTAAATTGTACAGCATATGAATTACCATTCTGGGAGTAACTTTCACCCCAAAGAGTCTATCCTCATGTAATAGTGATTCAAATGTGCATTGGTAATCAATGGGAAATTATTTGGTGTCTGTACACATGCTTTTGGTTATAAGACATTTGGTTATCTTATTTCGCACACAGTATTGTGGAAGCCACATGTAATAATATTAATTAGGTTTCTTCAGATACTGATTTTGAGTCTCAAAATAAGCAAGTTTTGCTTTATATTAGTCTCTTGACAGAACTAAATATCTCAAAGGTATTGAACGATTTGTTTGCTCTTTAGCCACTGAGTTTGGGGTTGTTTGTGCCTTTTCTTTTCAACAGGAGCAGGAGGTGAATCAACTCAGGCTCCCAGTGTATTTAAACAGGCAAAGGACAAAGTCTCTGTGAGTAAAATATGTTTTCCCTTGTTCTTGATTTGAAtctattttttgtattatttgtaaTCTTTTAATAACTCGAGATACAGTTTATGCTTTAGATTTTACTCTTAAATGCAATTTGAAATCTTTCACTTACCCAGAATTGTTCTGGTGACATCAGGCATGTGTTAATGTCTTCTGGAATGACATGTGATCATAATTGGTGAGGAGAGAGCTGGGCTTTAGGCTGCCTCTTTATGTGTGcaacaaaaacacatgaaaaagcaCCATGATCTGGCAAAAAACAGAAGCCCAATTTACCTGCTCTTTAGAGCATTAAGTTAAACTGTCATAATCAACACTAAACTATATTTTATAATACgtcttcatttttattactaaataagaatatgaaaaagtGCAACAGTATAGATAtacaaaaagaagtaaaaaatcagTTATAATTCCCTTATCTAAAGATAATTACAGTTGCTATTTGATGTAAAATATCTTAGGCCTTTTTATGCATCTCTGTAcatttaataacaaaaatagaaatatacacTGAGAATAATTTTTTGTGGAACGATAAACATTTCCATGCTTGGACAACATCATTTTAATGACTACataatactgttttatttatatatgatatatttaatcaATTCCTAATTATTAGACATTCAaactattattttgttgttgtgattttaacaattttattattgCAGTCCTTTTGGCTAAATCCATGAATGTATCCATATGTATTTACTTAGGATAATTTCCTAGTAGTGAAAGTATCGTGTCAAAACAAATGTCCATATTTAAGGTTTTTGCTACATaatgccaaattgccctccagaaaGGTTCTACTCACTTATTCGTCCTGTAGCTGTGTATGAGTGTTATTACTAGATGTtcctatatttttctatattgctaaattatggaaatgaagtgttatctcattgttcGAATTTGGTtcttaatgatgttgaattttttcaaatgtttatgaatcttttctattccttcttttgtaaattttattttgtgtatcATTAACTATATTATAAGGACCTTCATCTGACAAGCCAAGGTTAACACTACTAACAAATTCCTGAAAGTAAAACAGATAACTTCAATGATGTTGATCAGTAGTTTATCACAATGTTCTGGGTCTAAGCAATCACAGATGATATGTGAATTTCAGTTCTTTGTTTAGTCTACTAAAAACTGATGAGATTTTAggctttcacttttatttattgtgaaatataatgatTCATTTCCAATGACAGCTAAACTTTTTATAACATCTTGAGCCTGAGGGGCTTTACATGATAagggaaaatatttgatttttatgtaaatgttTCCAGACATATTCCTGAACATATGGTAAGCAATAGAATTTATCTATTCCTTTGGTAAATATTAGGCTTTATATTAGCACAATTTGGTTTCCATTGTGCCTTCTATTTCTGACAAAGAACTAGCAAATTGTCATGATTCTGTGCAGGGCTATGAAACAGACCAGatacaaatcataaatatttattacctatgtgatctttttctaaaataaagggGGGCATGTAAAAATTTCTATATCGTATTatagttgtgaaaattaaatatagtaATTCTATAAACTGTACAAAGTATAAGGTATAGTATAAAGTCAATAAATAATGACAGTTATTATTTGAAAGATGGAAGTCTTCAAGAGCAGATACAAAGTAAGTCTGAGCTTTCCCCCTTTAGGAAAAGAATTTTTAAGTGGACTTTATTTGGAAAACCTTTTGGAAATTTTCAAGTCCCTTGGTTTTCAAGTAACTGTACAGGAATTGACATCCAATGCTTACACTTATGACAGAAACCACGTACATCTTACGACAcaaatttttttcccttgtcaATGCCCATCTAGTCTTTCTGAAGAAGAGAGATCAGGTCATCGTtctaattttttccatttatcatcctcttttttccttcctaatcTTCATCCTCTTCCTATATGTTTCCTAAAACTCCAAGATCACCTCTTATTTGACTTATTTCTGATATTTAAGGCATCATCAGAACAGTTCTCTCTGATTTTGCAGTTGATCTTCATTATGAAACTGACCTATCCAAAGTCCcatcaattca of the Choloepus didactylus isolate mChoDid1 chromosome 9, mChoDid1.pri, whole genome shotgun sequence genome contains:
- the MAP2 gene encoding microtubule-associated protein 2 isoform X10: MADDQKDEAKAPHWTSAQLTEASAHPHPPEIKDQGGAGEGLVRSANGFPYREDEEGAFGEPEPQGTYSDTKENGINGELSSADRETAEEVSARIVQVVTAEAVAVLKGEQEKEAQHKDQPTALPLAVEDTANLPPSPPPSPASEQTVTVEEASKMEFHDQQELSPSPAEPLDKKEKESEKPSKPGEDLKHAALVSQPETTKTSPDKKYLQDKEEETAPPSLFGHTPGAGLEDMKQKTEPSMVVPGIDFPAEPPKVQKDWFIEMPMEAKKDEWGLVAPISPRPLTPMKEKDVLEDIPKWEGKQFDSPMPSPFQGGSFTLPLHVMKNEIVAEASPFAPPLLQPDDKKSLEETRGPETAKDSYRVEVKDKPDKIAETPASPAITSPKEALIQNVEECVTEKVSGEEKEVVKQESVQEKETSTLSGQEPTLTEKESQLKLEGKTTIPEKEAMPKESEPPRLADEETGIIQTPTEQKGQEPTTEMLKQDLFPVSLEQPVMDLIMSSTTLESVSIESGALSEQSTTQELVEEKVADKDKVEKFGAATSAEADMPFYEDKSGMSKYFETSALKEDVTKSIQPDSDYYELSDTRENVHESFDTVSPMQKNDDKGFQEGKESQPSAPAQEAGYSTLAQSHPSDLPEEPSSPQERMFTIDPKVYGEKRDLHSKNKDDLTLSRSLGLGGRSAIEQRSMSINLPMSCLDSIALGFNFGRGHDLSPLASDILTNTSGSMDEGDDYLPATTPALEKAPCFPIENKEEEEQVEEEKTTGEENIQAETVCESPFLAKDYYKNGTVMAPDLPEMLDLAGTRSRLASVSADAEVAKKKSAPSKTVVEESSTGLPPVTDENHIIVKTDSQLEDLGYCVFNKYTVPLPSPVQDSENLSGESGSFYEGTDDKVRRDLATDLSLIEVKLAAAGRVKDEFSAEKEISPHISGDNLGLGREFDQERKANDKLDTVLEKSEEHADSKEQDKKTEEADDKVEISGIGVTYEQVPAQELTVSKDKSPLMVEKTEKEKGLSSVPEVAEVEPFNKAEPELDFAPEKADQGQLDIKISDFGQMAAGLSIGAGKAVELTLEATQQDLTTSSKAPVETDVFLGVEPGPMKEGTKVSETEIKEKVAKPDLVHQEAVDKEESYESSGEHESLTMESLKPDEGKKETSPESSLIQDELAIKLSVEIPCTSAVSEADLATDEKADIQMEFIQLPKEENKETPDISVVPSDVTEPFPEGTVTEPAEAQGEEEEIEAQGEFDKLLFRSDTLQITDLGVPGIREEFVETCPGEHKGVIESVVTIEDDFITVVQTTMDEGESGSHSVRFAALEQPEVERKPSPHDEEELEVEEAAEVQAEPKDGSPEAPASPEREEVALSEYKTETYDDYKDETTIDDSIMDADSLWVDTQDDDRSIMTEQLETIPKEEKAEKEARRSSLEKHRKEKPFKTGRGRISTPERKIAKKEPSTVSRDEVRRKKAVYKKAELAKKTEVQAHSPSRKFILKPAIKYTRPTHLSCVKRKTTGAGGESTQAPSVFKQAKDKVSDGVIKSPEKRSSLPRPSSILPPRRGVSGDRDENTFSLNSSISSARRTTRSEPIRRAGKSGTSTPTTPGSTAITPGTPPSYSSRTPGTPGTPSYPRTPHTPGTPKSAILVPSEKKVAIIRTPPKSPATPKQLRLINQPLPDLKNVKSKIGSTDNIKYQPKGGQVQIVTKKIDLSHVTSKCGSLKNIRHRPGGGRVKIESVKLDFKEKAQAKVGSLDNAHHVPGGGNVKIDSQKLNFREHAKARVDHGAEIITQSPGRSSVASPRRLSNVSSSGSINLLESPQLATLAEDVTAALAKQGL